Proteins co-encoded in one Sulfuricurvum sp. IAE1 genomic window:
- a CDS encoding transglycosylase SLT domain-containing protein: MIGRSLFLGALLVCSASAVTLDEIASKPPSREKNFLIWQFLKQDINASAASEAFYQIDTVNPRFLFDYAAKTDESEIRYTADCMQKVSTQLMAIEQDDCLYLALTPQKAQMLESYERELIATRLGDRFGDVQWLRTMNHNNHFAPYSDLEASLKLFNLSSPQYRHEHFNHPIDLESLASLTSMNGFAQLVYWSVTDPKLGELHASLANVSGGSYGFQTHFYLGINALRYGRADNAHFHLLEAKRKAPSPMERDKCTFWIYRVTSDDAMLRELSESLDINMYVLWARERLGVETENYFTTLPTSGPGGFKGDDPFEWNRLHREMVATPPEELYRLVERYEGDDSLAVQAYMIERVYQPYVHNFTMPYERYLQGIDNDQKAFLYALMRQETRLIPGLISRSFALGLMQIMPFNVDSISKIHPLKVSSYQDMFNPQFNIPYAIEHLKHIDNTLYNPVFKAYAYNGGIGFTKRLITAEGVFLNGEHEPFMSMELVWNAESREYGKKVLANYVIYKKILGESVSITRIFDNLTQPTLSDCFRAAAQAPAR; encoded by the coding sequence ATGATCGGCCGTTCACTGTTTCTGGGGGCGTTGCTGGTTTGTTCGGCATCCGCCGTCACCCTCGATGAGATCGCTTCCAAACCCCCTTCCCGGGAAAAGAACTTCCTCATCTGGCAATTTCTGAAACAAGACATCAACGCCTCCGCGGCAAGCGAAGCGTTTTACCAGATCGATACGGTCAACCCGCGTTTCTTGTTCGACTATGCTGCCAAAACCGACGAGAGCGAAATCCGCTACACCGCCGATTGCATGCAGAAAGTCTCCACCCAGCTCATGGCGATCGAGCAGGACGACTGCCTCTACCTCGCCCTCACCCCTCAAAAAGCGCAGATGCTCGAAAGCTACGAGCGTGAGCTGATCGCGACACGCCTGGGGGACCGTTTCGGCGACGTTCAATGGCTGCGTACGATGAACCATAACAATCACTTCGCCCCCTACAGCGACCTCGAAGCGTCGCTGAAGCTCTTCAACCTTTCCTCTCCTCAATACCGGCATGAGCATTTCAACCACCCCATCGATCTCGAAAGCCTTGCTTCCCTGACGTCGATGAACGGTTTTGCCCAGCTGGTGTACTGGAGCGTCACCGACCCGAAACTGGGCGAACTGCACGCTTCGCTGGCCAACGTCAGCGGCGGATCTTACGGATTCCAGACTCATTTTTATCTCGGGATCAACGCCCTTCGCTACGGGCGCGCCGACAATGCCCATTTCCACCTGCTCGAAGCCAAGCGCAAAGCCCCTTCCCCGATGGAACGGGACAAATGCACCTTCTGGATCTACCGTGTCACGTCGGATGACGCGATGCTTCGTGAGCTCTCCGAGAGCCTGGACATCAATATGTACGTCCTGTGGGCCAGGGAACGTCTGGGCGTCGAAACCGAAAACTATTTCACGACCCTTCCGACCAGCGGCCCCGGAGGATTCAAAGGGGACGATCCGTTCGAATGGAACCGTCTTCACCGCGAAATGGTCGCCACGCCGCCCGAAGAACTCTACCGCCTCGTCGAACGCTACGAAGGAGACGATTCGCTCGCCGTGCAGGCGTACATGATCGAACGGGTTTACCAGCCCTACGTTCATAATTTCACCATGCCCTACGAGCGCTATCTGCAAGGGATCGACAACGACCAAAAAGCGTTTCTCTATGCGCTCATGCGCCAGGAGACCCGGCTGATTCCGGGGTTGATCTCGCGTTCCTTCGCACTGGGCCTGATGCAGATCATGCCGTTCAATGTCGATTCGATCTCCAAAATCCACCCCCTCAAAGTCTCTTCGTATCAGGATATGTTCAACCCCCAGTTCAACATTCCCTATGCGATCGAGCATCTCAAACACATCGACAACACCCTTTACAACCCCGTGTTTAAAGCCTACGCCTACAACGGCGGCATCGGCTTTACGAAACGGCTGATTACGGCGGAGGGGGTTTTTCTAAACGGGGAGCACGAACCGTTTATGAGTATGGAACTCGTCTGGAATGCGGAAAGCAGGGAATACGGCAAGAAAGTTCTTGCCAATTACGTGATCTACAAGAAGATCCTGGGGGAGAGCGTTTCGATCACTCGGATTTTTGATAATTTAACACAGCCGACCCTGTCTGATTGTTTTCGAGCCGCAGCGCAAGCCCCGGCCCGGTGA
- the mobB gene encoding molybdopterin-guanine dinucleotide biosynthesis protein B: MKKRLAVAFTGPSNSGKTTLILKVARKLIHEHGLQVAIVKNDPKDKAQFDVPGKDSYKFSDTGAEVIVTSPTRTTYFSKRHKELDELIALFGEFDVLLVEGLKNLPLPRISIFRGSIDTDYFPYMNALAVDDTIDTARYTVPAGIDLLDLNNPDQVIGWILDNAKVLE; encoded by the coding sequence TTGAAAAAACGACTAGCGGTTGCGTTTACCGGCCCCTCCAACAGCGGCAAAACGACCCTTATTCTCAAAGTGGCCCGAAAACTGATCCACGAGCACGGTCTGCAGGTCGCCATCGTCAAAAACGACCCCAAAGACAAGGCCCAGTTCGACGTTCCCGGAAAAGACAGCTACAAGTTCAGCGATACGGGGGCCGAAGTGATCGTCACTTCCCCGACGCGCACCACCTATTTTTCCAAACGGCACAAAGAACTCGACGAGCTGATCGCCCTGTTCGGCGAGTTCGACGTGCTGCTGGTCGAGGGGCTCAAAAACCTCCCCCTCCCGCGCATCAGCATTTTCCGGGGATCGATCGATACCGACTATTTTCCCTACATGAACGCCCTAGCGGTCGACGACACGATCGACACCGCCCGCTATACGGTCCCCGCGGGGATCGATCTGCTCGATCTCAACAACCCCGATCAGGTGATCGGATGGATTTTAGACAACGCAAAGGTACTTGAATGA
- a CDS encoding class 1 fructose-bisphosphatase produces the protein MNTILEAIQKSAIRIKHAIDVKDIGYSQEQNSSGETQLQLDIQSDLIIEEELSKIASVHTIASEEKEHPMTLNEEGRYFIAFDPLDGSSLVDVNLSVGSIFGIYDGGFSGKRMVAACYVVYGPRVELVFAQDGKASLYLLQNGEFEYVKEIRLNAKGKIMAPGGTQQHWAPYHKAMIDSFFARGYRLRYSGGMVPDLHQILLKGGGLFSYPGAADKPEGKLRMLFEVFPFAFVFETAGGKAVDGKGRVLEKIHAHVHDTSPCFFGSSEEVEEVMSVYAREQ, from the coding sequence ATGAACACGATTTTAGAAGCGATCCAGAAAAGCGCGATCCGCATCAAACACGCCATCGACGTCAAAGACATCGGTTATTCGCAAGAACAGAACAGCTCCGGGGAAACGCAGCTTCAGCTCGACATCCAAAGCGACCTCATTATCGAAGAGGAACTGAGCAAAATCGCATCGGTCCACACCATCGCCAGCGAAGAAAAAGAACATCCCATGACGCTCAATGAAGAGGGGCGCTATTTCATCGCGTTCGATCCGCTCGACGGTTCATCGCTCGTCGACGTCAATCTCAGCGTCGGATCGATTTTCGGCATTTACGACGGCGGGTTTTCGGGGAAACGGATGGTTGCGGCCTGCTACGTCGTTTACGGTCCGCGCGTCGAGCTCGTATTTGCCCAGGACGGCAAAGCATCTCTTTATCTGCTCCAAAACGGCGAATTCGAGTACGTCAAGGAGATCCGCTTGAACGCTAAGGGAAAAATCATGGCCCCCGGCGGTACGCAGCAACACTGGGCCCCCTACCACAAAGCGATGATCGATTCGTTCTTCGCGCGCGGCTATCGCCTGCGCTATTCGGGCGGTATGGTTCCCGATCTGCACCAGATTCTCCTCAAAGGCGGCGGTCTGTTCAGCTACCCCGGCGCAGCCGACAAACCGGAGGGGAAACTGCGGATGCTGTTCGAGGTTTTTCCTTTCGCCTTCGTCTTCGAAACGGCCGGCGGAAAAGCGGTCGACGGCAAAGGGCGGGTACTGGAGAAAATCCACGCGCACGTCCACGACACGAGTCCGTGTTTCTTCGGCTCGTCCGAGGAAGTCGAAGAGGTTATGAGTGTCTATGCACGGGAACAGTGA
- the metG gene encoding methionine--tRNA ligase yields the protein MSKNYITTPIYYVNGEAHIGHAYTTFIADALARHSRLVGNETYFLTGTDEHGQKIEESAKKQNKPTQQFADEISATFRNLWDEFGISYDQFIRTTDAAHKKGVQAAFAKMVENGDVYKDFYEGNYCVSCETFFPESQLMDGGCCPDCGRPTTIVKEESYFFRLSKYEKPLLDYYEAHPEFILPKSRRNEVMSFVKSGLNDLSVTRTSFSWGVPLPESLNEPKHVMYVWLDALMNYVTALGYGTDEAKMSFWPANVQLVGKDILRFHAIYWPAFLMSLGLPLPKHIGAHGWWTRDGEKMSKSKGNVVDPREVSKHYGAENFRYFMMREVPFGQDGDFSQRALIDRLNSDLSNDLGNLLNRIIGMSEKYSDFRIDSVDVEKYHARELGDAHALLDALPPYLEELQIHRYLEELWKVFTIGNKAIEEHAPWSKIKEGRTDEALATVALVANLLAKASVMLHGIMPNTTATIADALGFAINTQSYNDLIVNKKLLAPFTIKKIPPLFPRVEEPLMSEAPKAMIEEAPKAAEPKKEEKKESTVPSEGLITIDQFFQTSLKVGTVLEAEEVPKSSKLLKLQVDLGEETPRQIIAGIREYYSAESLVGTQVCVVANLKPAKLMGMLSEGMILAAKDTEGLCLVRPEKPRTSGSSIG from the coding sequence ATGAGCAAAAACTATATTACCACCCCCATCTACTATGTCAACGGCGAAGCCCACATCGGTCATGCCTACACCACGTTCATCGCCGATGCCCTCGCCCGCCACTCGCGCCTCGTCGGCAACGAAACCTATTTTCTCACCGGTACCGACGAACACGGCCAGAAAATCGAGGAATCGGCGAAAAAACAGAACAAGCCGACACAGCAGTTTGCCGACGAGATCAGCGCCACCTTCCGCAACCTCTGGGACGAGTTCGGCATCAGCTACGACCAGTTCATCCGGACCACCGATGCCGCGCACAAAAAAGGAGTCCAGGCCGCATTCGCGAAAATGGTCGAAAACGGCGACGTTTACAAAGACTTTTACGAGGGGAACTACTGCGTCAGCTGCGAAACGTTTTTCCCCGAGTCGCAGCTCATGGACGGCGGATGCTGCCCCGACTGCGGACGTCCTACCACCATCGTCAAGGAAGAGAGTTATTTCTTCCGTCTCAGCAAGTACGAAAAGCCGTTGCTCGACTATTACGAAGCACACCCCGAATTCATCCTTCCCAAATCGCGCCGTAACGAGGTAATGAGCTTCGTCAAAAGCGGTCTCAACGACCTCTCCGTCACCCGGACGAGCTTTAGCTGGGGGGTTCCGCTCCCCGAATCCCTCAACGAACCAAAACACGTCATGTACGTCTGGCTCGACGCCCTCATGAACTATGTAACGGCGCTGGGATACGGCACCGACGAAGCCAAAATGTCGTTCTGGCCCGCCAACGTTCAGCTCGTCGGCAAAGACATCCTCCGATTCCACGCGATCTACTGGCCGGCGTTTTTGATGAGTCTCGGGTTGCCGCTTCCCAAACACATCGGAGCGCACGGGTGGTGGACCCGCGACGGCGAAAAAATGTCCAAATCCAAAGGGAACGTCGTCGATCCGCGCGAAGTTTCCAAGCACTACGGCGCCGAAAATTTCCGCTATTTCATGATGCGCGAAGTGCCGTTCGGACAGGATGGGGACTTTTCGCAGCGTGCCCTCATCGACCGCCTCAACTCCGATCTCTCCAACGATCTTGGGAACCTGCTCAACCGCATCATCGGAATGAGTGAAAAATATTCCGACTTCCGCATCGACAGTGTTGACGTCGAAAAATACCACGCACGCGAACTGGGCGATGCGCACGCGCTCCTCGACGCGCTCCCTCCTTATCTTGAGGAGCTGCAGATTCACCGTTACCTCGAAGAACTCTGGAAAGTCTTCACGATCGGGAACAAGGCCATCGAAGAGCATGCGCCCTGGAGCAAAATCAAAGAGGGACGAACGGACGAAGCCCTCGCCACCGTCGCCCTCGTCGCCAATCTACTCGCCAAAGCCTCCGTCATGCTGCACGGCATCATGCCCAATACCACGGCCACCATCGCCGATGCGCTGGGATTCGCGATCAATACCCAAAGTTACAACGACCTGATCGTCAACAAAAAGCTTTTGGCCCCGTTCACGATCAAAAAAATCCCTCCCCTTTTCCCGCGCGTCGAAGAGCCTCTGATGAGCGAAGCCCCCAAAGCGATGATCGAGGAAGCCCCCAAAGCGGCCGAGCCGAAAAAAGAGGAGAAAAAAGAGAGTACGGTCCCCAGTGAAGGTCTTATCACGATCGATCAGTTTTTCCAGACCTCGCTTAAAGTCGGAACCGTCCTCGAAGCCGAGGAAGTGCCCAAAAGTTCGAAACTCCTGAAGCTTCAGGTCGATCTGGGCGAAGAGACGCCCCGCCAGATCATCGCGGGGATCCGCGAATACTACTCCGCCGAATCGCTGGTGGGAACACAGGTGTGCGTCGTTGCCAACCTCAAACCCGCGAAGCTTATGGGAATGCTCTCGGAGGGGATGATCCTCGCGGCCAAAGACACTGAGGGACTCTGCCTCGTACGTCCCGAAAAACCACGCACGAGCGGAAGTTCGATTGGATGA
- a CDS encoding diguanylate cyclase, which yields MSMINKKATILIVDDMSTNISVLYDLLCDDYEIQAATNGEDALAIAQSAERPDVILLDIEMPGMDGYAVCKALKNLPQTKEIPIIFVTARNSPEDEEHGFNLGAVDYISKPFYPAIVRVRVKTIVDMKLKNDLLEELSMVDGLTHIANRRAFDETYLKRFRDSERENRALSVMMIDVDFFKNYNDHYGHGKGDECLIRIAAALNAVLKRPGDIVARYGGEEFVVLLESIDYEGNETVAHHLLEAVRRLQIPHEYSSAAEFVTISIGIAVKTGKTTPETLLKHADEALYRAKNEGRNRYVYYAESVPPLS from the coding sequence ATGAGTATGATTAATAAAAAAGCGACGATCCTGATCGTTGATGACATGAGCACCAATATCTCGGTTTTGTACGATTTGCTTTGCGACGACTACGAAATCCAGGCGGCGACAAACGGGGAAGATGCCCTCGCAATCGCCCAAAGTGCCGAACGTCCCGACGTGATCCTCCTCGACATCGAAATGCCGGGGATGGACGGGTATGCGGTGTGTAAAGCGCTTAAGAATCTACCCCAGACCAAAGAAATTCCGATTATCTTCGTCACCGCCCGAAACTCTCCCGAAGATGAGGAACACGGATTCAATCTCGGTGCGGTCGATTACATCTCGAAGCCTTTTTATCCCGCGATCGTCAGGGTACGGGTGAAAACCATCGTCGACATGAAACTCAAAAACGATCTGCTCGAAGAGCTCTCGATGGTGGACGGTCTCACCCATATCGCCAACCGCCGCGCGTTTGATGAAACGTATCTCAAGAGATTTCGCGACAGCGAGCGGGAAAATCGGGCTCTGTCGGTCATGATGATCGACGTCGATTTTTTCAAAAACTACAACGACCACTACGGCCACGGCAAAGGGGATGAGTGTCTGATCCGGATCGCCGCCGCTCTCAACGCCGTGTTAAAGCGCCCCGGCGACATTGTTGCCCGTTATGGGGGGGAAGAGTTCGTCGTTTTGCTCGAATCGATCGATTATGAGGGAAACGAGACGGTTGCCCACCATCTCCTCGAAGCGGTGAGGAGATTGCAAATTCCCCATGAATACTCCAGTGCAGCGGAATTTGTGACGATCAGTATAGGAATTGCTGTGAAAACGGGGAAAACAACCCCCGAAACGCTTCTCAAACATGCCGATGAAGCACTCTACCGTGCAAAAAATGAGGGAAGAAACCGGTACGTTTATTATGCCGAGTCCGTTCCCCCCCTCTCCTAA
- a CDS encoding CHASE domain-containing protein, whose translation MIQSFRDLFKTRKAAYGVFVLGLVLSVWGYGYAQSTIREKEQLRFETLSEHATLLIQTRMDTYRAMLRAGVGMFDASEQLNRNEWRLFVSDLQIAEKFPGVQGIGFTEMIPAAKLDEHIRRIRAEGYPDYTVRPHGKRDYYTAIIYLEPFDMRNQRAFGYDMFSEPVRHEAMMRAIETGKTALSGKVRLVQENSVDEQVGFLMYLPVFRRGAPLETTAQRLQALHGFVYAPFRIKNLMNGVLGSRYEDVAFEIYDGAKRPENLLLATHPGKSLSDRLEIEKKITIDGKVWSLYFHPLQGFYDEAKDNTPWWILGFGIVLSFALFWIMRSAYRLSDKAQKLADEMTEILSQQKKRLDGIIEGTNVGTWEWNVQSGETIFNERWAQIIGYTLEEIAPTSIQTWIDYTHPDDLVRSDQMIQRHLAGELDYYECEARMRHKDGSWRWVLDRGKVTTWSEDGQPLIMSGTHQEITENKLYQEALLQASNFNRALLDNSAVGIFLGSVERKIIETNRKLAEMFGYLPEELIGESLRIFHLSDEHFTRFAESYEALRKSGKANLVYPFRKKDGTPIWCQISGVMIDTDEIERGIIWTMLDITAEKEISEQLEKNETLFRKLFENMNSGVVIYESVEDGKDFIFREVNRAVERIEKIRGDDLIGKKVTECFPSVELMGLLAVMRRVYRSGEGEFFPMSWYDDGKISGWRENYVYRLPTGELVVVYDDVTERKQAEASIREAKEEATAANAAKSQFLANMSHEIRTPMNAILGLSELMLQIDLPPQQHDYIHKIHTSSKLLLGIINDILDYSKIEAGKLQLENRPFSLSSIFSQLRVLFSQKGVEKGIQLYFHQSDDVPGIVVGDELRLSQILINLIGNALKFTEKGAITAGIEMVDRVHPQRARLRLSVEDTGIGMSKDQLGRLFNPFSQADSSTTRRYGGSGLGLSISKRLVEAMGGEIGVESEEGRGTTFWFTVEVGVQRWEQEHPHMPSPCRALVVDDHEISRNILIMMLGHFGCECVTATNGNEALGMILTADHENRGFDIILMDWEMPGMDGKEAIREIRRLEREGILKHTHPFVVMQSGYAPEQIGTDEIEMEAFLSKPVTESALFNAINRARNGTFVTNGDDVSAWKTDERLKGIRILLAEDNELNQEVVSTMLHRFGIEVEVANNGEEAIERFRSDREGFDLILMDVQMPVMGGYEATQQIRSQEGGYRIPIIALTAAVTVEDKERALSAGMSDHLGKPVEMSKLYEMIARWCGRTLESSESENKGEKTATVILDVEYLRTIADQDESKVRMLLRTLHRQLEGEFSPLVEKIRSDDPEAKSLIHALKGVSGNVGAGALFEVCRRIDQRYKEMEPVPVEEIEVLERSMEELTLTLIPLIREEEEGAFLGESEGKALFEETLRNCENFKITDARKTKQLRQWLSGRVEEERLEQWHREMDRFAYPQALKQMKEWKI comes from the coding sequence ATGATCCAGAGCTTCAGAGATCTTTTCAAAACCAGAAAAGCCGCGTATGGGGTTTTTGTTCTTGGGTTGGTGCTGAGCGTATGGGGATATGGGTACGCGCAGTCTACTATTCGGGAGAAAGAACAGCTCCGTTTCGAGACGCTGAGCGAACATGCTACACTGCTGATTCAGACACGAATGGATACCTACCGCGCTATGCTCCGTGCCGGGGTGGGGATGTTTGATGCCTCAGAGCAGCTGAACCGGAACGAATGGCGTCTTTTTGTATCGGATCTTCAGATTGCTGAAAAATTTCCCGGAGTTCAGGGGATCGGGTTCACCGAAATGATCCCTGCGGCAAAGCTGGATGAACACATACGGCGGATCCGTGCCGAGGGGTACCCGGACTACACGGTCCGCCCCCACGGCAAGCGCGACTACTACACCGCAATCATCTATCTCGAACCGTTCGATATGCGCAATCAGCGGGCATTCGGATACGACATGTTTTCCGAACCGGTTCGTCACGAAGCGATGATGCGGGCGATCGAAACAGGAAAAACGGCGCTGAGCGGAAAAGTGCGGCTGGTGCAGGAAAACAGTGTGGATGAGCAGGTGGGTTTTCTGATGTATCTGCCGGTGTTCCGCCGTGGGGCGCCGTTGGAGACGACGGCGCAGCGGCTTCAGGCTCTGCATGGGTTCGTATACGCTCCGTTCCGGATCAAAAACCTGATGAACGGAGTATTGGGAAGCCGCTATGAAGACGTTGCATTCGAGATTTACGACGGAGCAAAACGTCCCGAAAATCTTCTGCTGGCTACCCATCCTGGTAAATCGCTCTCCGATCGGCTCGAAATCGAGAAAAAAATCACTATCGATGGAAAAGTGTGGAGCCTCTATTTCCACCCTTTGCAAGGGTTTTACGACGAGGCAAAGGACAACACCCCGTGGTGGATTCTGGGGTTTGGGATAGTGTTGTCGTTCGCGCTTTTCTGGATTATGCGTTCAGCGTATCGCCTCTCGGACAAAGCGCAGAAGCTGGCCGATGAGATGACCGAAATCCTCTCGCAGCAGAAAAAACGGCTGGATGGGATTATCGAAGGGACCAATGTCGGAACGTGGGAGTGGAACGTCCAGAGCGGCGAGACCATCTTTAATGAGCGATGGGCCCAAATCATCGGCTACACTCTCGAGGAGATCGCTCCGACATCGATTCAGACCTGGATCGACTACACCCACCCCGATGATCTCGTCCGGAGCGACCAGATGATCCAAAGGCATCTGGCCGGGGAGCTGGACTATTACGAATGCGAAGCCCGGATGCGCCACAAAGACGGAAGCTGGCGATGGGTTCTCGATCGCGGTAAGGTGACGACATGGAGTGAGGACGGGCAGCCGCTGATCATGTCGGGGACCCATCAGGAGATCACCGAAAACAAACTCTATCAAGAGGCGCTGCTTCAGGCGTCCAATTTTAACCGGGCGCTGCTGGACAACAGTGCGGTGGGGATTTTTCTGGGATCGGTGGAGCGTAAAATCATCGAGACAAACCGCAAACTCGCCGAAATGTTCGGATACCTCCCCGAGGAGCTGATTGGAGAAAGCCTTCGGATTTTTCACCTCTCGGATGAGCATTTTACCCGCTTTGCGGAATCCTACGAAGCGTTGCGCAAAAGCGGAAAAGCCAATCTCGTTTATCCGTTCCGTAAAAAAGACGGAACACCCATCTGGTGTCAGATTTCGGGGGTGATGATCGATACTGACGAGATCGAGCGGGGGATCATCTGGACGATGCTTGACATCACCGCCGAGAAAGAAATCAGCGAACAGCTCGAAAAAAATGAGACGCTCTTTCGCAAACTCTTCGAAAACATGAACAGCGGGGTCGTCATCTACGAGAGTGTTGAGGATGGCAAAGATTTCATCTTCAGAGAAGTCAACAGAGCTGTCGAGAGGATTGAAAAGATCAGAGGAGACGATCTCATTGGGAAGAAGGTGACCGAATGCTTTCCATCGGTCGAGCTGATGGGGCTTCTTGCGGTGATGCGCAGAGTCTATCGAAGCGGAGAGGGGGAGTTTTTCCCCATGAGCTGGTATGATGATGGGAAGATTTCGGGATGGAGAGAGAACTACGTCTATCGCCTCCCGACGGGAGAGCTGGTGGTGGTCTACGATGACGTGACGGAGCGCAAACAAGCCGAAGCGTCGATCCGGGAAGCCAAAGAGGAAGCGACGGCCGCGAATGCCGCCAAAAGCCAGTTTCTGGCCAATATGTCGCACGAGATCCGTACCCCGATGAACGCGATTCTGGGGTTGAGCGAGTTGATGCTCCAAATCGATCTTCCTCCGCAGCAGCACGATTATATCCATAAAATTCACACCTCTTCGAAACTGCTGTTGGGGATCATCAACGACATCCTCGATTATTCCAAAATCGAGGCGGGGAAACTGCAGCTCGAAAACCGCCCCTTTTCCCTCAGTTCCATTTTCTCCCAGTTGCGGGTTCTGTTTAGCCAGAAGGGGGTAGAAAAAGGGATTCAGCTCTATTTTCACCAAAGCGATGACGTTCCCGGGATCGTTGTGGGGGATGAACTGCGCCTCTCCCAGATCCTCATCAACCTGATCGGAAACGCTCTCAAATTTACCGAGAAAGGGGCGATCACGGCAGGGATCGAGATGGTTGATCGAGTGCATCCGCAGAGGGCACGGCTTCGATTGAGCGTCGAGGATACGGGGATCGGGATGAGTAAGGATCAGCTCGGGCGCCTCTTTAATCCATTTTCTCAGGCGGACAGTTCGACGACGCGACGCTATGGGGGGAGTGGGCTGGGGCTCTCGATCTCCAAACGGCTCGTCGAAGCGATGGGGGGAGAGATCGGTGTTGAGAGCGAGGAGGGGCGCGGTACGACGTTCTGGTTTACGGTGGAGGTTGGGGTTCAACGGTGGGAGCAGGAACATCCGCACATGCCATCCCCGTGCCGGGCGCTGGTAGTGGACGATCATGAGATCTCCCGAAACATTCTCATAATGATGCTGGGGCATTTCGGGTGTGAGTGTGTAACGGCAACGAACGGCAACGAAGCGCTGGGGATGATCCTCACCGCCGACCACGAAAACCGCGGATTCGACATCATTCTGATGGATTGGGAGATGCCGGGGATGGACGGCAAAGAGGCGATCAGAGAGATCCGCCGGTTGGAGCGGGAGGGGATTCTCAAACATACCCATCCGTTTGTGGTGATGCAAAGCGGCTATGCCCCTGAGCAGATCGGTACGGATGAGATCGAGATGGAGGCGTTTCTCTCCAAACCGGTGACCGAATCGGCGCTGTTCAATGCCATCAATCGGGCCAGAAACGGCACCTTTGTTACAAACGGAGACGATGTATCGGCGTGGAAAACCGACGAGAGGCTCAAAGGGATCCGAATCCTTCTGGCCGAGGACAATGAACTCAATCAGGAGGTGGTGAGCACGATGCTTCATCGGTTCGGCATCGAGGTAGAGGTGGCGAACAACGGCGAAGAAGCCATAGAACGGTTCCGATCCGATCGTGAGGGATTCGATCTGATTTTGATGGACGTACAGATGCCGGTGATGGGGGGATATGAAGCGACGCAGCAGATCCGTTCCCAAGAGGGGGGATACCGGATACCGATCATTGCCCTCACCGCCGCCGTGACGGTCGAAGACAAAGAGAGGGCGCTGAGTGCCGGGATGAGCGATCATCTGGGCAAACCGGTCGAAATGTCCAAACTCTACGAAATGATCGCGCGATGGTGCGGCCGGACGTTAGAATCCTCCGAAAGCGAGAACAAAGGGGAAAAAACCGCGACCGTCATCCTCGATGTGGAGTATCTGCGCACCATCGCCGACCAAGACGAGTCTAAAGTGCGGATGCTGCTGCGTACCCTCCATAGACAGCTGGAGGGGGAATTTTCCCCCCTTGTCGAAAAAATCAGATCGGACGATCCCGAGGCGAAATCGCTGATCCATGCCCTCAAAGGGGTGAGCGGAAATGTCGGAGCCGGAGCCCTTTTTGAGGTGTGCCGCCGTATCGATCAGCGGTATAAAGAGATGGAACCGGTCCCTGTAGAGGAGATCGAGGTGCTTGAGCGGTCGATGGAGGAGCTTACCCTCACCCTCATCCCACTGATCCGGGAGGAAGAGGAAGGGGCGTTTTTGGGTGAGTCCGAGGGGAAGGCGCTGTTCGAAGAGACCCTCCGTAACTGCGAAAACTTTAAAATCACCGACGCTCGGAAAACAAAGCAACTGCGGCAATGGTTGTCGGGGAGAGTTGAAGAGGAACGCCTTGAGCAATGGCACAGGGAGATGGACCGATTCGCCTATCCTCAGGCGTTAAAACAGATGAAAGAGTGGAAAATATGA
- a CDS encoding M48 family metallopeptidase, which translates to MTFCARTSAILYEYRPRNRNTYITVTKEGEVCVRSPIRDEQRIRELLCRKEEWIREHLARIHERTRDVHRPGETIRFRGENVPLGHFPALEKKLKKCQSLIDIEKYYHRFYRDEALLTLPSRIEHYARKMGLRPSSVRFKKMRRRWGSCDARGIVTFNTLMMQLSYEHIDYIIVHELAHLRHMNHSGEFHALVACFLPEEKRLRRELREIHPY; encoded by the coding sequence ATGACCTTTTGCGCCCGCACCTCCGCAATCCTCTACGAGTACCGTCCCCGTAACCGCAATACGTACATCACGGTAACGAAAGAGGGGGAAGTGTGCGTCCGCTCTCCGATACGCGACGAGCAACGGATCCGTGAGCTGTTGTGCCGAAAAGAAGAGTGGATACGAGAACACCTTGCGCGCATACATGAGCGGACCCGTGACGTTCACCGTCCGGGCGAGACGATCCGTTTCCGGGGAGAAAACGTGCCGCTTGGGCATTTCCCGGCATTGGAAAAAAAGCTCAAAAAATGCCAAAGCTTGATTGATATTGAAAAATATTACCACCGTTTTTACCGCGATGAAGCTCTTTTGACCTTACCTTCGCGCATCGAACACTATGCGCGGAAAATGGGGCTGCGCCCGAGCAGCGTCCGTTTTAAAAAAATGCGCCGCCGGTGGGGGAGCTGTGATGCACGGGGAATCGTGACGTTCAATACCCTGATGATGCAGCTTTCCTACGAACACATCGACTACATCATCGTCCACGAACTGGCCCATCTGCGTCACATGAACCATTCGGGGGAATTCCACGCTCTCGTCGCCTGTTTTTTGCCCGAGGAAAAGCGGCTGAGGCGGGAACTTCGGGAAATACATCCCTACTGA